Within the Funiculus sociatus GB2-C1 genome, the region GGAAATATTTAGATCCCTGGCTGATGGCTATAGAACGGCAGAATCAGTAGACTGAAAGTAGTTGCCCAGCTAGAAGTGTCCGCGCATCCAACTATGACCCAGCAACCTGCACGTATCTGTATACTCGGTGGCGGCTTTGGTGGTCTTTACACCGCTCTGCGCTTGAGCGAACTGCCGTGGGAAAGGTCGGAACGTCCCGAAATTGTCTTAGTCGATCGGGATGACCGCTTTTTGTTCACGCCGCTACTGTATGAACTGCTTACCGGGGAACTGCAAACCTGGGAAATTGCCCCACCGTTTCAAGAAATTCTGGCTAACACGGGTGTACGCTTCTGTCAGGGTGTCGTGGCTGGAATTGATATCGAGGAACATCTAGTACATTTGCACGATGGTCAAGATTTTGCCTACGATCGCTTGGTGTTGGCGTTGGGTGGGGAAACTCCCCTAGACATGGTACCGGGAGCTGCTGAGTATGCTTTTGGTTTCCGCACTATGGCTGATGCCTATCGTCTGGAAGAACGCCTGAGAATTTTGGAAGAGTCGGAAGCTGATAAGATTCGCATAGCGATCGCGGGTGCTGGTTACTGCGGGGTAGAGTTGGCTTGTAAGTTGGCTGACCGTCTTGGCGATCGCGGTAGGATACGCTTGATTGAACTAAGCGATATGATTCTGCGAACTTCAACCGACTTTAACCGGGATGCAGCGCGGAAAGCTTTAGAAGACCGAGGTGTTTGGATTGATTTGGATACGTCGGTTGAGTCGATGTCACCGACAACAATCTCGCTGGTCTATAAAGGACAGGTAGACCCAATTCCGGTGGATTTGGTGCTGTGGACGGTGGGAGTGGGCATGGCGGATGCGGTGCGAAGCCTCCCTGTCAAACAAAATCAACGCGGTCAATTGACGACTACGCCGACTCTGCAACTGGTTGACCATCCAGATATCTTTGCTCTCGGCGACCTTGCGGATTGTCACGATGTCACGGGACAAGCTATCCCAGCAACGGCGCAGTCTGCGTTCCAGCAGTCTGATTTTGCCGCCTGGAATATTTGGGCATCGCTGAGCGGTCGTCCTTTGCTTCCCTTCCGCTATCAGCAATTAGGGGAGATGATGACGTTGGGAACCGATAACGCCACGCTGACAGGTTTGGGAATCAAACTGGATGGTACTCCGGCTTACATTCTTCGCCGTCTTGCCTATCTGTATCGGATGCCATCGCTAAATCATCAGCTGAAAGTCGGCTTGAATTGGATTACTCAACCTTTGGTTGATTTTTTGTCTAAGTAGCTTTCAGCCCCCTGCCAAGCCCCGGTTGGATCTTCAGAAGCAAGGTGGTTTCATACAATCCAAGAAAATCTCGAAAATTGCGACGTTTTGTAGGGACATGGCAATGCCATGTCCCTACAGATGTATCGTAACAAGCCTTGAATTGCTATAGTTATAAGTTGGGTATTAACCACCATATTTTGACTTGCTTATTAATCAGCAAAAAATGCTTAAATTTTTTAAGAAGACGGGTTATGGCTTTTATAGACCGCATTTTTTATAGGGTTGTATTTAGCGGTATTTCCTAAGCTGTTTTTAGTTATTATAGGCTTTGGGTTATTGTTTATTTTTAAATTGATTAAATTAGAAGCAATAAAGAACAAAAAGTTTATTTAAGTACCATTAAAATTATCCGATATTTGAAACTCGGATAAAATGGATGATTGATAAAAATGTCATCCCTTACTCTTGGTTATTGCTGAATCGCCTAGAGCATTTTGTTTGAGCATTTGCCAGTTTATCAAAATAGCTGGAGAAGCTTGAACTGGAGGCAAAATCTAATTTTTATCATGGGGTTAGTTTGTTTACTCAGAAACCTCAATGAGTTTGCCTTAATATCTGGCGATCGCGCTATGGCTTCATTCTGAATAGGCAGTTTGCAGCTTCCTATTGGGATACGCTCGATGACATGATAATGAATATACTGGGTGGTGTTGTAGGGTTTGCAATCTAGAGATGGAAAACGAAAATAGCCGGAAGCGTCCCAAAGTGATTTTTGTCGATGCTGTTGGCACTATGTTTGGGGTGCGGGGTAGTATAGGCGAGGTGTATGGCGCGATCGCGCGTCGGTTTGGTGTGGAAGTGTCGCCAGAAGACTTGCAAAAAGCTTTCTACGAGAGTTTTAAAGCTTCGCCGCCGCCAGTTTTTCCAGGTACAGAACCCCAAAAAATTCCCGATTGCGAGTCTGATTGGTGGCGTGCGATCGCACTTTCCACTTTTCACAAAGCTGGTGTTCTCGAAAAGTTTTCCAATTTTGCCAGTTTTTTTGACGAACTCTACAACCACTTTTCCACCCCTGAACCTTGGTTTGTTTATTCAGATGTCCCTGCATCCTTGGAAAAGTGGCGCAAAATGGGAATTGAACTGGGTGTGGTGTCAAATTTCGATTCTCGGATTTATTCGGTTTTGCAATCTTTAAATTTGATACAATATTTCACTTCCGTAACTATTTGCTCTGAGGTTGGTGCTGCTAAACCCGATCCACAGATTTTCGCCGTCGCGTTGCAAAAACATCAGGCAAAAGCTGAGGACGTATGGCACATTGGCGACAGTCATCAGGAAGATTATCAGGGAGCAAAAGCTGCGGGACTGAAGGGTATTTTGTTGAAACGGACAGAGTAAATACCTGGCGCATAATGTGAAAAAACCGCAGATTGCAATGATGTCATACTTTTGAAGAAAAATACATTTAAAATAAGTAAATTTAAAGAGTTAGCCAACGCAATTTAAGGTTTTCACGATAGCCATTTAAACCACCGCTGGTTCTAACATTCTAATAGTGCCAGCAGTGGCATCAATCTCCACATCTAAACCAATAGGAAGCGTAACTATCGGTTCAATGTGACCAATCATCGCGCCGTACCAAGAGGGAATTCCTAATGGTTGAATATGATCCCAAACTACTTCTTCAAGGGTGAGAGAACCATAATCAGCATCAGGTGAACATCCTTTACACTGCCCGAAAATAAAACCAGCTAATTTATTAAATACTCCGGCAATTTTTAGGTGAGTCATCAAACGGTCGATGCGGTAAATATTTTCATTAATTTCTTCTAAAAATAAGATAGCACCATTCAAATCGGGCATATAAGGAGAACCCACAATTCCAGAAAAAACTGAAAGATTGCCGCCAATAAGCTTGCCTTGCGCTCGACCGGGTGTTATAGTTTGTTGGCGATATTTTAGCTGCATCAATCGATTTTCATCGCCGTCATCTTTTAGGTTTTGAAAAGTCACGGTTTCGGCAGATTCTAAGACGCGGCGGAAAGAATCAGTTTGTTTTGTTCGCCAAGATGTCAAACCGTTGGGGCCGTGAAATGTAACTAAGTTAGTTTTAGCGTTAATTCCCAAAATTAACGCTGTGATATCGCTGAAACCGACAATAATTTTGGCATTTTTGCGGATGAGTTGGTAATCTAAGTATGGTAGTATCCGACTGCAACCCCAGCCGCCACGCATTGGGAGAATAGCTGTTACTTTCGGGTCAGCAAAAAACTGATTAATGTCTGCGGCGCGGTCTTTATCTTTGCCCCCTAAATAACCATATCTGTCGAGGATATGGGGAGCAAGTTTGGGAACCATTCCCAGTCCCCGCACTACATCTATGACGATATCGAGTTCTTCCCGGAGAAATGTTGCACTAGCGGGACTGACAATTCCCACAATAGAACCGGGTTTTAAACGGGCGGGTTTTAAAATTGGGGGAGTTGCGGCTTTTCCTGATTTTAAGGGAGAAGCTATGAGGGTAGCGATCGCGCTTTTGGCAACTGTTTCGATAAACTGACGGCGGCTGCTCATGCGGGTATAATTTTCTTTACCGGACAGGAATGTAATAGCGAGTTGGATGAAAAATTAATAGCGATCGCCCAAAATCATACCTGTAAACATAAGTTAAAAAAGCAATAGCGCCTTACGAGACTTTATATTTAAGCTGATAGACATATTTTTTGCCTTGGTAGCGATCGCTATTTATGCCAAGTTCTCTTGGTGCTGGGACTAGGAGTTTTAGGCGCGATCGCTTTCTCTGTAGCAAGCGCAGACTCTCCTACCCAAAAATGCGTAAATCTTATTAAAACATCCTTTAAAGGTAATTAATCCCGTCATTTGTTTTTTTTATAGAATTTCACTTTATATCCGCAACAGATCCATTTATTGCCAATATAAAGTGAAATTCTATGATGGGAACAAGAGAATTGCGTTTAAATATTAACTTTTCGGTGGTGCAGGAGGAGGACAAGTTTTATTAGCAAAATCACACTGATAGATGGTAGGTTTCTGCCAGCTTAAAGGAATTTCTAGCAAGTCTCGCGTCCCGGTCATACCTTGTCCTAGAAATAGTAAAAGTGCGATGCAGTTCAAAATGATGTGAACATTGCGCCAGCGATTTGATTTGTCTTTATAGATATCCTCAATAATTGCTAACGAGAAAATCATCAACATTGCAGCTGCAATGCCGATGTAATAGTGCGACCAGTACCACTCATTATCTCGTCGAAAAACGCCTTCTTGGAACCCCAGAATAACTAAACCTGCACCTGTTAAAGTAGCAAAAACTCCTCGCCAAAGTCGCTGTCTTGCTTTGTATAGGAATATTAACGAGGCAATAGTAGCTGCAAACATTAGTACGATGAAAACAACTTGAAAAGGGTTTTTGCTTCCAATATTATTTTCCAAAATATGTCCAAAGATTGGGTAAGCAAGTCCTATCAAAGCAACTCCAACTACCGCAGCTGAAAGCCATTTCCCGATTTGAACGTGTTCTTTACCAACAACTGGAGAAATTTTGCTTTTCCCTTCTTTATTTTGCAAACGGCGTTGACGAGTTTGCCAAGCGAAGTGAACGACAATGCCAATCAGCGGGAAGACGAATGTAACTGCGATCGCGGGATGAATTAAAGCTGTCCAATCTGCAATTTCCATAACAACCTCAGTATGGGTTAATTCACTAGCTACTCAACAAAGCAAAACCAAAAGTAGCATTGAATTGGCGACACCAAATCGCCACTGAACGAAAGTCTGCGGGATTTACATTAGCAGGGATAGCATAGCGTTGAGTACCGCTCACTTTTTGCAAGCGACCAATGCTTACATAATCTTCTTCTTTTATACCTGATACTGGCGGTTTTTTGGAACGATGCAAGATAACAAATAAATCCGGGCCATTACTGGTTTTAAAAGCTTCATCTAACTCTATATAGTTTTTCCCATTTTCTGTCACCACGCTAACCATTCCCATAGTAGGGTGTTCTGCCGCTACAAACTTTCCAAATAGGGGTACTTGTGCAACTGACTTAGCTTCTGGGGTTATTGATGCCTCAGCTTGGGTAGTTGCTTGATTGGAACTTACCTCTTTGGTACAGCCAACAGTCAAAAGGGCAACGGCACACACTATTGCTATCTTCAACTTCATAACCTCATCTTCCTCTACATCATTTTTACTGACAATCTACCCTTAATGTTGACATCGAAAGATGAGTTTTTCCTGAGAAATTGGCGGGAAAACGCTTAAATATATATCTGCTATAGCAATCCTAAATGATTCGTGAAACCCTGTAGGGACAAGGCGTTGCCGTGTCCCTACAAGCAGAATACTCGTTCACAAGTTAAATGGGATTGCTATAACTAGAGATTAACATAGTATTAGTTTGAGTCCATGTAAGACTTAGTAATGATTTCAGCCCCTTATCATTTTTTGCTCTATTGACACATGGGTGAAAAAAACTATTATTATATGTAACGTTGCTAATACCAGTCCAACCTACTATTTTTTTTAGTATATGTTAGTTCTCTAACATTCTAATCCTGTCCGTGGATTGTTTGAAGCGGCTTGTATGCAACCATTACACCGAAACCAAAAATATATTGAGTTACAATCCAATTTGATAGCCAAGTTAAATTTAATTTATTCAGACTATTGGGAGATTAATTTAGAAAAATTGAATACCAACATAACTTTGAGGAATTAACAGGAATGACGACTTCACAGATTAATAAGCAAATGTCAAAGCGCCGTATTCTGAAGCGCGTGTTTCGGCTTCGGGTCGCAACGCTAATCATGGTGGGGATTGTTGCTTTTGCGGGCGCGATCGCTGCGGCATGGTTTGCTGGTGAAGGGACGATTAGTTACCTGTTTGCCGAACTACAAAAATGGCAAGAAAAGCCGCCTATGTGGGTGGAAGCGCCAATGGTTGCTGGCAAATATCTGCTAGTTCCCACGATTGCTTTGCTGCTTACTGTCTTAACAGTGATGAAAATTTCCCCGCTACCTAATGCCAAATCGCGGTTTTTTGTGGTGGGAATTTTGCTGGGGCTGACGGGTCGGTATATTGTCTGGCGATCGCTTTCTACCCTGAATCTTGCTGATCCCCTAAATGGTATTTTTAGCCTGGGGTTATTTGGCATGGAAATGTTAATGCTAGCTAGTAGCATTATTCAGTTGTTTTTGATGCTAAACGTGAAAGACCGAAGGAAAGAAGCTGACCAGCTTTCTAAGAATGTCCTCAACGGCACTTTTACACCATTTGTAGATATTTTCATTCCCACTTACAACGAATCAGTTTTTATTTTACGGCGCACAATCATAGGCTGCCAAGCTTTAGATTATGCCAACAAAAAGATTTATTTGCTCGATGATACTAAGCGCCCAGAAATGCAACAATTGGCTGAAGAACTGGGATGCGAGTATAAAACAAGAGCAGATAATAGTCATGCTAAAGCGGGAAATCTCAATCATGCCTTTCCTCAAACCAAAGCCGAACTAATTGTTGTATTCGATGCTGATTTTATTCCCACTAAAAACTTTCTTACCCGGACGGTAGGCTTCTTTCAAGATGAAAAAGTTGCCCTGGTACAGACACCTCAAAGCTTTTATAATTCTGATCCGATTGCCCATAATTTAGGCTTAGAACACATTTTAACACCAGAAGAAGAAGTTTTTTATCGGCAAATTCAGCCAATTCGGGATGCAGCAGGCAGCGTAATTTGTTCTGGTACTTCTTTTATTGTCAGACGCAGCGCTTTGGAAGAAGCTGGTGGTTTTGTAACAGATTCCCTCAGTGAAGATTACTTTACAGGAATTCGTTTATCTGCCCAAGGCTACCGATTAATTTATTTAGATGAAAAATTGAGTGCCGGATTAGCCGCAGAAAATATTGCTGCTCATGCTACCCAGAGGCTGCGATGGGCGCGGGGTACTTTACAAGGATTTTTTATTGAGTCGAATCCGTTAACAATTCCCGGACTAAGCCCCTTACAAAGACTGGCTCATTCAGAAGGATTGCTGCATTGGTTCACCAGTTGGGCGCGGGTCTATTTTCTGTTGATGCCATTAGCCTATTCATTTTTAGGCGTTATTCCCATCCGGGCTACATCTGCTGAATTGTTGTATTTCTTTGTACCTTACTATGTGGTGCAACTGTCTGTTTTCTCCTGGCTAAATTACCGTTCGCGCTCAGCTTTGTTATCGGATATTTATACTTTAGTGCTGTGTTTCCCCCTAGCACTGACTGTATTTCAAGTAATGCTAAATCCCTTCTCAAAAGGCTTTAAAGTAACGCCAAAAGGGATATCACGCGATCGCTATGCTTTCAACTGGCGTTTAGCATGGCCTTTGATTATCTTATTCCTAGCAACATCGGTCAGTTTGTGGCGGAATTTGGGAATGTGCATGATGACTAATGGCACAGCTGAGGTATACAAAGGTATCAACTTGGGTTGGGTTTGGAGTGGTTATAATTTGCTGATGATTGGCATCACGTTGTTAATCTTGCTGGATGTTCCCAAACCCGATCTGTATGAATGGTTTGATTTG harbors:
- a CDS encoding S66 peptidase family protein, whose amino-acid sequence is MSSRRQFIETVAKSAIATLIASPLKSGKAATPPILKPARLKPGSIVGIVSPASATFLREELDIVIDVVRGLGMVPKLAPHILDRYGYLGGKDKDRAADINQFFADPKVTAILPMRGGWGCSRILPYLDYQLIRKNAKIIVGFSDITALILGINAKTNLVTFHGPNGLTSWRTKQTDSFRRVLESAETVTFQNLKDDGDENRLMQLKYRQQTITPGRAQGKLIGGNLSVFSGIVGSPYMPDLNGAILFLEEINENIYRIDRLMTHLKIAGVFNKLAGFIFGQCKGCSPDADYGSLTLEEVVWDHIQPLGIPSWYGAMIGHIEPIVTLPIGLDVEIDATAGTIRMLEPAVV
- a CDS encoding DUF4079 domain-containing protein, whose product is MEIADWTALIHPAIAVTFVFPLIGIVVHFAWQTRQRRLQNKEGKSKISPVVGKEHVQIGKWLSAAVVGVALIGLAYPIFGHILENNIGSKNPFQVVFIVLMFAATIASLIFLYKARQRLWRGVFATLTGAGLVILGFQEGVFRRDNEWYWSHYYIGIAAAMLMIFSLAIIEDIYKDKSNRWRNVHIILNCIALLLFLGQGMTGTRDLLEIPLSWQKPTIYQCDFANKTCPPPAPPKS
- a CDS encoding NAD(P)/FAD-dependent oxidoreductase, with the translated sequence MTQQPARICILGGGFGGLYTALRLSELPWERSERPEIVLVDRDDRFLFTPLLYELLTGELQTWEIAPPFQEILANTGVRFCQGVVAGIDIEEHLVHLHDGQDFAYDRLVLALGGETPLDMVPGAAEYAFGFRTMADAYRLEERLRILEESEADKIRIAIAGAGYCGVELACKLADRLGDRGRIRLIELSDMILRTSTDFNRDAARKALEDRGVWIDLDTSVESMSPTTISLVYKGQVDPIPVDLVLWTVGVGMADAVRSLPVKQNQRGQLTTTPTLQLVDHPDIFALGDLADCHDVTGQAIPATAQSAFQQSDFAAWNIWASLSGRPLLPFRYQQLGEMMTLGTDNATLTGLGIKLDGTPAYILRRLAYLYRMPSLNHQLKVGLNWITQPLVDFLSK
- a CDS encoding DM13 domain-containing protein, which codes for MKLKIAIVCAVALLTVGCTKEVSSNQATTQAEASITPEAKSVAQVPLFGKFVAAEHPTMGMVSVVTENGKNYIELDEAFKTSNGPDLFVILHRSKKPPVSGIKEEDYVSIGRLQKVSGTQRYAIPANVNPADFRSVAIWCRQFNATFGFALLSS
- a CDS encoding glycosyltransferase: MTTSQINKQMSKRRILKRVFRLRVATLIMVGIVAFAGAIAAAWFAGEGTISYLFAELQKWQEKPPMWVEAPMVAGKYLLVPTIALLLTVLTVMKISPLPNAKSRFFVVGILLGLTGRYIVWRSLSTLNLADPLNGIFSLGLFGMEMLMLASSIIQLFLMLNVKDRRKEADQLSKNVLNGTFTPFVDIFIPTYNESVFILRRTIIGCQALDYANKKIYLLDDTKRPEMQQLAEELGCEYKTRADNSHAKAGNLNHAFPQTKAELIVVFDADFIPTKNFLTRTVGFFQDEKVALVQTPQSFYNSDPIAHNLGLEHILTPEEEVFYRQIQPIRDAAGSVICSGTSFIVRRSALEEAGGFVTDSLSEDYFTGIRLSAQGYRLIYLDEKLSAGLAAENIAAHATQRLRWARGTLQGFFIESNPLTIPGLSPLQRLAHSEGLLHWFTSWARVYFLLMPLAYSFLGVIPIRATSAELLYFFVPYYVVQLSVFSWLNYRSRSALLSDIYTLVLCFPLALTVFQVMLNPFSKGFKVTPKGISRDRYAFNWRLAWPLIILFLATSVSLWRNLGMCMMTNGTAEVYKGINLGWVWSGYNLLMIGITLLILLDVPKPDLYEWFDLRRVVQINVAGQNYWGITKIISEAGAQVIMTQLPPISSNEPLPVTLAIMEEEIYLEGQIISTGFTDEFPTVQVTFEQLSLSEHRRLVEMLFCRPGQWKRRDTPGEISSLLLIFKILLRPRVLFDRNRGISAIAVSKV
- a CDS encoding HAD-IA family hydrolase, with product MENENSRKRPKVIFVDAVGTMFGVRGSIGEVYGAIARRFGVEVSPEDLQKAFYESFKASPPPVFPGTEPQKIPDCESDWWRAIALSTFHKAGVLEKFSNFASFFDELYNHFSTPEPWFVYSDVPASLEKWRKMGIELGVVSNFDSRIYSVLQSLNLIQYFTSVTICSEVGAAKPDPQIFAVALQKHQAKAEDVWHIGDSHQEDYQGAKAAGLKGILLKRTE